The following are encoded in a window of Cucurbita pepo subsp. pepo cultivar mu-cu-16 chromosome LG12, ASM280686v2, whole genome shotgun sequence genomic DNA:
- the LOC111806732 gene encoding DNA replication licensing factor MCM7, giving the protein MKDTGPLDFSAERVLAKEFLANFADANGEAKYLNILQEVANRRVRAIQIDLEDLFNYKDLDEDFLKRITENTRRYIGIFADAIDELMPEPTEAFVDDDHDILMTQRSDDGPDTNDNPDPRQKMPPEIKRYFEVYIRAPSKGRPFTIREVKASYIGQLVRISGIVTRCSDVKPLMQVAVYTCEDCGFEIYQEVTARVFMPLFECPSQRCRTNQTKGNLILQLRASKFLKFQEAKLQELAEHVPKGHIPRTMTVHLRGELTRKVAPGDVVELSGIFLPIPYTGFRAMRAGLVADTFLEAMSITHFKKKYEEYELRGDEEELIARLAEDGDIYNKLARSLAPEIFGHEDIKKALLLLLVGAPHRKLKDGMKIRGDLHICLMGDPGVAKSQLLKHIINVAPRGVYTTGKGSSGVGLTAAVQKDPVTNEMVLEGGALVLADMGICAIDEFDKMEESDRTAIHEVMEQQTVSIAKAGITTSLNARTAVLAAANPAWGRYDLRRTPAENINLPPALLSRFDLLWLILDRADMDNDLEMARHVVYVHQNRESPALGFTPLESSVLRAYISAARRLSPYVPKDLEEYIASAYSSIRQEEAKSNTPHSYTTVRTLLSILRISAALARLRFSETVAQSDVDEALRLMQMSKFSLYSDDRQKSGLDAISDIYSILRDEAARTNKMDVSYAHALNWISRKGYSEAQLKECLEEYAALNVWQIHPHTFDIRFIDA; this is encoded by the exons ATGAAAGATACTGGACCTCTGGACTTCAGCGCCGAAAGAG TTCTCGCAAAGGAGTTCCTTGCGAACTTCGCCGATGCAAATGGTGAAGCCAAGTACTTAAACATCCTG caaGAGGTTGCAAATCGCAGAGTCCGAGCAATTCAAATCGATCTCGAGGATCTCTTTAAT TATAAGGACTTGGACGAGGATTTCCTCAAACGTATTACAGAAAACACCCGGCGATATATTGGAATTTTTGCCGATGCTATTGATGAGCTCATGCCGGAGCCAACAGAGGCGTTTGTAGATGATGATCACGACATACTAATGACACAAAGGTCTGATGATGGACCTGATACTAACGATAACCCTGACCCACGCCAAAAAATGCCGCCAGAAATCAAACGATACTT TGAAGTTTACATTAGAGCACCTTCAAAGGGCCGTCCGTTTACCATAAGAGAGGTCAAAGCGTCATATATTGGTCAACTTGTGAGAATATCTGGTATTGTGACACGCTGTTCAGATGTTAAGCCGTTGATGCAGGTGGCAGTTTATACATGCGAAGACTGTGGTTTTGAGATATACCAG GAGGTAACAGCTCGAGTCTTCATGCCTCTATTTGAGTGTCCATCTCAGCGTTGTAGAACAAACCAAACGAAAGGCAACTTAATTCTTCAACTCAGAGCATCCAAATTTCTGAAGTTTCAGGag GCCAAACTTCAAGAGTTAGCTGAGCATGTTCCGAAAGGTCATATTCCCCGGACAATGACTGTTCATCTCAGGGGTGAACTAACAAGGAAG GTAGCTCCAGGTGATGTTGTTGAACTATCAGGAATTTTTCTGCCCATTCCTTACACGGGTTTCAGGGCAATGCGTGCTGGTTTGGTTGCTGATACATTCTTAGAGGCTATGTCAATCAcccatttcaagaaaaaatatgaGGA ATACGAACTTCGAGGAGATGAGGAGGAACTAATTGCACGTTTGGCTGAGGATGGTGATATTTACAACAAACTGGCACGATCGTTGGCACCTGAAATTTTTGGTCatgaagatattaaaaaagcTTTACTGCTTCTTCTTGTTGGTGCTCCTCATAGAAAGTTGAAAGATGGGATGAAG ATTAGAGGAGACTTGCATATATGTTTAATGGGTGATCCTGGTGTTGCAAAGAGTCAACTTCTTAAACACATCATCAATGTTGCTCCCAGGGGAGTCTACACGACTGGCAAAGGTAGCAGTGGTGTTGGTCTAACTGCTGCTGTTCAGAAGGATCCTGTCACAAATGAGATGGTCCTTGAAGGAGGGGCATTG GTGTTAGCTGACATGGGAATATGTGCaattgatgaatttgacaaGATGGAAGAATCTGATCGTACAGCAATACATGAAGTCATGGAGCAACAGACCGTGAGCATTGCCAAGGCTGGAATCACCACGTCTCTTAATGCCAGGACTGCTGTCCTTGCTGCGGCCAATCCGGCATG GGGAAGATATGACCTCCGTAGAACTCCTGCTGAAAACATTAACCTTCCTCCAGCTCTATTATCAAGATTCGATCTTCTTTGGTTGATCCTAGATCGAGCTGACATGGATAATGATCTTGAAATGGCTAGACATGTTGTTTATGTCCATCAGAATAGAGAATCTCCTGCTCTTGGCTTCACCCCACTTGAATCATCTGTTCTTCG AGCTTATATTTCCGCCGCAAGAAGATTGTCTCCTTACGTTCCCAAGGATCTGGAGGAGTACATTGCCAGTGCCTATTCCAGTATTCGACAGGAAGAAGCTAAATCTAACACTCCCCATTCATATACCACAGTGAGAACTCTACTAAGCATTCTTCGGATATCAGCT GCTCTAGCGAGGCTTAGATTCTCCGAGACTGTGGCCCAAAGTGATGTTGATGAGGCTCTAAGGTTAATGcaaatgtcaaaattttctcTATACTCAGATGACCGTCAAAAGTCTGGTCTAGATGCTATCTCAGATATCTATTCAATCTTGCGCGATGAAGCTGCCAGAACTAATAAAATGGATGTGAGCTATGCACACGCCCTTAACTGGATTTCCAGGAAG ggaTACAGCGAAGCTCAACTAAAGGAATGTTTGGAGGAGTATGCTGCCTTGAATGTGTGGCAAATACATCCACACACCTTTGACATTCGGTTTATAGATGCTTGA
- the LOC111806830 gene encoding probable glutamyl endopeptidase, chloroplastic — MASSRFSSSVPLNAIVSENGGGGGGGGGSNGSVSSSSALVDTENDENSVLGVGYRLPPAEIRDIVDAPPLPILSFSPYRDKLLFLKRRSLPPISELAKPEEKLAGIRIDGQSNCRSRMSFYTGIGIHQLMPDDSLGPEKEVHGLPDGAKINFVTWSPDGRHLSFSVRVDEEDGSSSKLRVWVADVETGKARPLFQNTDIYVNAVFENFVWVNDSTLLVCTIPSSRGDPPKKPLVPHGPKVQSNEQKNIIQARTFQDLLKDKYDEDLFDYYATIQLVLGSLDGTVMEFGTPAIYTSLDPSPDHKYILISTIHRPYSFTVPCSRFPKKVAVWTTDGKFVRELCHLPLAEDIPIAFNSVRKGMRSISWRADKPSTLYWVETQDGGDARIEVSPRDIGYTQSAEPVEGEQPEILHKLDLRYGGIYWCDDSLALVYESWYKTRRVRTWVISPGSKEYNPRILFDRSSEDVYSDPGSPMLRRTPLGTYVIAKLKKENYEGTYVLLNGSGATPEGNIPFIDLFDINTGSKERIWKSDKETYYECVVALMSDKKEGDLNLDELKFFISKESKTENTQYYILRWPDKKASQITKFPHPYPQLKSLQKEMIRYERKDGVQMTATLYLPPNYDPAKDGPLPCLIWSYPGEFKSKDAAGQVRGSPNEFASIGSTSALLWLARGFAILAGPTIPIIGEGNEEANDRYVEQLVASAEAAVLEVIRRGVAHPNKIAVGGHSYGAFMTANLLAHAPHLFCCGIARSGAYNRTLTPFGFQNEDRTLWEATNTYVEMSPFVSANKIKKPILLIHGEEDNNPGTLPMQSDRFFNALKGHGALCRLVVLPFESHGYSARESIMHVLWETDRWLNKYCSSNPSDSGQDVDKSKEEGNEAGDSEGKVVAGSGGGGTEN, encoded by the exons ATGGCTTCATCTAGATTCAGCAGCTCTGTTCCTCTCAATGCGATCGTCTCCGAGaatggcggtggcggtggcggtggcggtggctcCAATGGCTCCGTTTCGTCCTCTTCAGCTTTAGTAGATACTGAAAACGACG AGAATTCAGTTCTTGGTGTTGGGTATCGTCTTCCTCCTGCTGAAATCAGGGACATTGTTGATGCTCCACCGCTTCCCATATTGTCATTCTCGCCATACAGGGATAAATTATTGTTCCTCAAGCGGAGGTCATTGCCTCCAATATCTGAACTTGCAAAACCAGAAGAAAAGCTGGCTGGTATACGTATTGATGGACAGAGCAATTGCAGAAGTCGAATGTCGTTTTACACTGGAATAGGCATTCATCAGTTGATGCCTGATGATTCCCTAGGTCCAGAGAAGGAGGTACATGGCTTACCAGATGGTGCTAAGATTAATTTCGTTACCTGGTCACCCGATGGCCGCCATTTATCTTTCAGCGTGCGAGTTGACGAGGAAGATGGTAGTAGCAGTAAACTTAGAGTTTGGGTTGCTGATGTCGAAACTGGGAAAGCTAGACCTTTGTTTCAGAATACAGACATCTATGTGAATGCAGTTTTTGAGAATTTTGTTTGGGTAAACGATTCTACTTTGTTAGTATGCACCATTCCTTCCTCTCGTGGAGATCCACCAAAGAAACCTTTAGTTCCCCATGGTCCAAAAGTTCAATCAAATGAGCAGAAGAACATTATTCAAGCTAGAACCTTTCAGGATTTGCTAAAGGACAAATATGATGAAGATTTATTCGACTATTACGCCACTATCCAGCTTGTTTTGGGTTCATTGGATGGAACAGTTATGGAGTTTGGCACACCAGCTATATATACGTCACTGGACCCTTCCCCTGAtcacaaatatattttgattagTACCATTCACCGGCCGTATTCTTTTACCGTTCCATGTAGTAGATTTCCTAAAAAGGTAGCTGTGTGGACAACTGATGGAAAATTTGTTAGGGAGCTTTGTCATTTGCCTCTTGCTGAGGATATCCCCATTGCATTCAACAGTGTAAGAAAGGGGATGCGTTCCATCAGTTGGAGAGCAGATAAGCCATCGACACTCTACTG GGTGGAAACTCAAGATGGTGGAGATGCCAGAATAGAGGTTTCTCCTCGTGATATTGGTTATACACAATCTGCCGAACCAGTAGAAGGTGAACAGCCAGAGATACTGCATAAACTTGATCTTCGTTATGG AGGAATATATTGGTGTGATGATTCACTGGCTCTAGTTTATGAATCTTGGTACAAGACGCGCAGAGTACGAACTTGGGTAATCTCTCCTGGATCTAAAGAGTACAATCCTCGCATTCTATTTGATAGGTCATCAGAAGATGTGTATTCAGACCCTGGGTCACCGATGCTGCGGAGGACTCCTCTTGGGACATACGTAATTGCAAAgttaaagaaggaaaattaTGAAGGCACATATGTTCTACTAAATGGTAGTGGTGCTACTCCTGAAGGGAACATCCCTTTTATTGACTTATTTGACAT AAACACAGGCAGCAAAGAAAGAATATGGAAGAGCGACAAAGAAACATATTATGAGTGCGTTGTGGCTTTAATGTCTGACAAGAAAGAAGGAGATTTAAATCTTGATGAgctgaaattttttatttccaaagAATCCAAAACTGAAAATACCCAGTACTACATTCTGAGGTGGCCTGATAAGAAAGCAAgtcaaattacaaaattccCCCATCCATATCCACAGCTGAAATCACTGCAGAAAGAGATGATCAGATACGAGAGAAAAGATGGAGTTCAAATGACAGCTACACTTTATCTGCCACCAAACTATGATCCAGCAAAAGATGGCCCTCTTCCCTGCTTGATCTGGTCTTACCCTGGGGAGTTCAAAAGCAAAGATGCAGCTGGACAAGTTCGTGGTTCCCCTAATGAGTTTGCCAGTATAGGTTCAACATCTGCTCTTCTTTGGTTGGCTCGCGG GTTTGCTATTTTGGCTGGACCAACAATACCTATCATAGGTGAAGGTAACGAGGAGGCAAATGATAG ATATGTAGAGCAATTGGTTGCGAGTGCAGAGGCTGCGGTATTGGAGGTCATTAGACGGGGG GTTGCTCATCCTAACAAGATTGCAGTTGGTGGACATTCATACGGTGCGTTCATGACTGCAAACCTTCTGGCTCATGCTCCCCATCTTTTTTGCTGTGGAATTGCTCGCTCCGGTGCCTATAACAGAACACTGACCCCTTTTGGCTTTCAg AACGAGGATAGAACTCTTTGGGAAGCAACCAACACATACGTAGAGATGAGTCCATTTGTATcagcaaataaaataaagaagccAATTTTACTCATTCATGGTGAAGAAGACAACAACCCAGGAACTTTACCCATGCAG TCCGATCGATTTTTCAATGCCTTGAAAGGCCATGGAGCATTGTGTCGCCTTGTGGTTCTTCCCTTTGAAAGCCATGGTTATTCTGCACGAGAAAGTATCATGCATGTCCTCTGGGAAACTGATCGATGGCTGAACAAATACTGTTCCTCTAACCCTTCTGATTCAGGTCAAGATGTGGATAAAAGCAAAGAGGAAGGCAATGAAGCAGGAGATTCCGAAGGGAAAGTTGTTGCTGGTTCTGGAGGTGGTGGCACAGAGAATTAA
- the LOC111806731 gene encoding INO80 complex subunit B-like isoform X3, producing the protein MEEFRTSGIYGSSTMRRKRSRTSRRPRLESQQLAEGLDPSPSSSTPPSDDAVKFSSDENGGGDGSSRRKELSLNQCVSRGSSVNGAENEHFLKRSIKDGSYNSYYRSETGQSANDNKRSSEGVLAPANWRSTSKASDGIESESSSIDPYGGRYGGESSSSGQKGLYAEGLGNDSKVKKVKLRVGGVTRTIRATSPPNGTSKGPSSKGSQPSDGHRQQHKHNFQENFTGNHSPSERRGRLHGVPWRDFSQGGFGLEKEETLTGKMAGKHGAESVRKSKRASKKRVLNGDFDDDEDDEIRYLEKLKTSKAYAGYRDDGDEPIKKQRKLSSISSVENYGASKHDKDGKKARSDMASEDKDYEEEEESASDGDVEANHKKQRKESIDALMDGKREMTLTTRQRALQSSKDATSARGASLIEFPNGLPPAPPRKQKEKLTDVEQQLKKAEAAQRRRMQVEKAARESEAEAIRKILGQDSSRKKREDKMKKRQEELAQEKAANAEKLLSNTIRWVMGPSGTVVTFPNDMGLPSIFESRPCRYPPRRENCAGPSCLNPYKYRDSKSKLPVCSLVCYKAIQEQLTETTTC; encoded by the exons ATGGAAGAGTTTCGGACGTCGGGGATTTATGGAAGCTCTACTATGAGGAGGAAAAGGAGTCGAACTTCCCGTCGTCCTCGACTCGAGTCACAGCAACTAGCTGAAGGTTTAGATCCTTCACCGTCATCTTCGACGCCACCTTCTGATGATGCAGTCAAGTTCTCCAGTGATGAGaatggtggtggtgatggtaGTTCTAGGAGAAAAGAATTAAGTCTCAATCAATGTGTATCCAGAGGCTCATCTGTTAATGGGGCTGAAAACGaacattttcttaaaagaagCATAAAAGATGGAAGTTATAATTCATATTACCGTAGTGAAACGGGACAAAGTGCTAATGATAACAAACGCAGCAGCGAAGGTGTCCTTGCTCCTGCTAATTGGAGAAGCACGAGCAAGGCATCAGATGGTATTGAATCGGAGTCGAGTAGCATCGACCCATATGGTGGAAGGTATGGTGGTGAAAGTTCGAGTTCTGGACAGAAAGGACTTTATGCTGAAGGATTAGGAAATGATAGCAAGGTTAAGAAGGTTAAACTTAGGGTTGGTGGGGTCACCCGTACTATTCGAGCCACTTCCCCTCCCAATGGCACATCGAAAGGCCCTTCTTCGAAGGGTTCTCAACCTTCCGATGGTCATAGGCAGCAACACAAGCATAACTTTCAG GAAAACTTTACTGGAAATCATTCACCTTCAGAAAGACGAGGCAGATTACATGGAGTTCCGTGGAGAGACTTCTCACAAGGTGGCTTTGGCCTAGAAAAGGAGGAGACATTGACAGGGAAGATGGCTGGGAAGCATGGAGCAGAGTCGGTTCGAAAGAGTAAAAGGGCCTCAAAGAAGCGTGTTCTTAATGGGGATTTTGATGACGACGAAGATGATGAGATACGGTATTTGGAGAAGCTTAAAACTTCGAAGGCTTATGCAGGATACCGTGATGATGGTGATGAACCGATCAAGAAGCAGCGAAAGCTCTCCAGCATTTCTAGCGTAGAGAATTATGGTGCATCGAAGCACGACAAAGATGGGAAGAAGGCTAGATCTGATATGGCGTCGGAAGACAAGGAttatgaggaagaagaagaatcagctTCTGATGGTGATGTTGAAGCCAATCATAAGAAGCAGAGGAAGGAATCGATCGATGCATTGATGGACGGTAAGAGAGAAATGACTCTTACCACACGTCAAAGAGCTCTTCAGTCTAGCAAAGATGCAACGTCCGCTCGAGGTGCTAGTTTAATCGAATTCCCAAATGGTTTACCGCCTGCTCCACCCCGAA AGCAAAAAGAGAAACTCACCGATGTGGAACAACAACTTAAGAAGGCGGAAGCTGCACAAAGACGACGAATGCAAGTTGAGAAGGCTGCTCGGGAATCCGAG GCCGAGGCGATCAGAAAGATACTCGGTCAAGATTCAAGCCGAAAGAAGCGGGAAGATAAAATGAAGAAGCGCCAGGAAGAATTAGCTCAG GAGAAGGCTGCAAATGCCGAGAAGCTCTTGTCAAACACCATCAGATGGGTGATGGGTCCTTCTGGCACCGTG GTGACCTTCCCGAACGACATGGGCCTTCCAAGCATATTCGAGTCTCGACCCTGCAG ATATCCACCACGGCGGGAAAACTGCGCGGGTCCATCGTGTTTGAATCCGTACAAGTATCGAGATTCTAAGTCGAAGCTTCCTGTTTGCAGTCTCGTGTGTTACAAAGCAATTCAAGAGCAGTTGACAGAAACTACTACGTGCTAG
- the LOC111807283 gene encoding calvin cycle protein CP12-1, chloroplastic-like, which yields MAAISGATMGVSKAVADSPNLESPVLRSARLNYPWKRWSAVRLRAVGPVSAAPDRISEKVVESIKNAEETCSEDPASGECAAAWDEVEELSAAASHARDRLKDSDPLEDFCKDNPETEECRTYED from the coding sequence ATGGCAGCGATCTCCGGCGCGACTATGGGGGTCTCAAAAGCGGTGGCTGACTCGCCGAATCTCGAATCGCCGGTCCTTCGATCCGCCCGGCTCAACTACCCATGGAAGAGGTGGAGTGCAGTTCGGTTGCGCGCCGTTGGACCGGTGTCTGCCGCACCGGACCGGATATCGGAGAAGGTGGTGGAGAGTATAAAGAACGCGGAGGAGACGTGCTCGGAGGATCCGGCGAGCGGCGAGTGCGCGGCGGCGTGGGATGAGGTGGAGGAGCTAAGTGCGGCCGCTAGCCACGCACGTGACCGCCTCAAGGATTCGGATCCGTTGGAGGATTTTTGTAAGGATAATCCGGAGACGGAGGAGTGTCGCACGTATGAGGACTGA
- the LOC111806731 gene encoding INO80 complex subunit B-like isoform X1, translating to MEEFRTSGIYGSSTMRRKRSRTSRRPRLESQQLAEGLDPSPSSSTPPSDDAVKFSSDENGGGDGSSRRKELSLNQCVSRGSSVNGAENEHFLKRSIKDGSYNSYYRSETGQSANDNKRSSEGVLAPANWRSTSKASDGIESESSSIDPYGGRYGGESSSSGQKGLYAEGLGNDSKVKKVKLRVGGVTRTIRATSPPNGTSKGPSSKGSQPSDGHRQQHKHNFQENFTGNHSPSERRGRLHGVPWRDFSQGGFGLEKEETLTGKMAGKHGAESVRKSKRASKKRVLNGDFDDDEDDEIRYLEKLKTSKAYAGYRDDGDEPIKKQRKLSSISSVENYGASKHDKDGKKARSDMASEDKDYEEEEESASDGDVEANHKKQRKESIDALMDGKREMTLTTRQRALQSSKDATSARGASLIEFPNGLPPAPPRKQKEKLTDVEQQLKKAEAAQRRRMQVEKAARESEAEAIRKILGQDSSRKKREDKMKKRQEELAQEKAANAEKLLSNTIRWVMGPSGTVVTFPNDMGLPSIFESRPCRYPPRRENCAGPSCLNPYKYRDSKSKLPVCSLVCYKAIQEQLTETTTC from the exons ATGGAAGAGTTTCGGACGTCGGGGATTTATGGAAGCTCTACTATGAGGAGGAAAAGGAGTCGAACTTCCCGTCGTCCTCGACTCGAGTCACAGCAACTAGCTGAAGGTTTAGATCCTTCACCGTCATCTTCGACGCCACCTTCTGATGATGCAGTCAAGTTCTCCAGTGATGAGaatggtggtggtgatggtaGTTCTAGGAGAAAAGAATTAAGTCTCAATCAATGTGTATCCAGAGGCTCATCTGTTAATGGGGCTGAAAACGaacattttcttaaaagaagCATAAAAGATGGAAGTTATAATTCATATTACCGTAGTGAAACGGGACAAAGTGCTAATGATAACAAACGCAGCAGCGAAGGTGTCCTTGCTCCTGCTAATTGGAGAAGCACGAGCAAGGCATCAGATGGTATTGAATCGGAGTCGAGTAGCATCGACCCATATGGTGGAAGGTATGGTGGTGAAAGTTCGAGTTCTGGACAGAAAGGACTTTATGCTGAAGGATTAGGAAATGATAGCAAGGTTAAGAAGGTTAAACTTAGGGTTGGTGGGGTCACCCGTACTATTCGAGCCACTTCCCCTCCCAATGGCACATCGAAAGGCCCTTCTTCGAAGGGTTCTCAACCTTCCGATGGTCATAGGCAGCAACACAAGCATAACTTTCAG GAAAACTTTACTGGAAATCATTCACCTTCAGAAAGACGAGGCAGATTACATGGAGTTCCGTGGAGAGACTTCTCACAAGGTGGCTTTGGCCTAGAAAAGGAGGAGACATTGACAGGGAAGATGGCTGGGAAGCATGGAGCAGAGTCGGTTCGAAAGAGTAAAAGGGCCTCAAAGAAGCGTGTTCTTAATGGGGATTTTGATGACGACGAAGATGATGAGATACGGTATTTGGAGAAGCTTAAAACTTCGAAGGCTTATGCAGGATACCGTGATGATGGTGATGAACCGATCAAGAAGCAGCGAAAGCTCTCCAGCATTTCTAGCGTAGAGAATTATGGTGCATCGAAGCACGACAAAGATGGGAAGAAGGCTAGATCTGATATGGCGTCGGAAGACAAGGAttatgaggaagaagaagaatcagctTCTGATGGTGATGTTGAAGCCAATCATAAGAAGCAGAGGAAGGAATCGATCGATGCATTGATGGACGGTAAGAGAGAAATGACTCTTACCACACGTCAAAGAGCTCTTCAGTCTAGCAAAGATGCAACGTCCGCTCGAGGTGCTAGTTTAATCGAATTCCCAAATGGTTTACCGCCTGCTCCACCCCGAA AGCAAAAAGAGAAACTCACCGATGTGGAACAACAACTTAAGAAGGCGGAAGCTGCACAAAGACGACGAATGCAAGTTGAGAAGGCTGCTCGGGAATCCGAG GCCGAGGCGATCAGAAAGATACTCGGTCAAGATTCAAGCCGAAAGAAGCGGGAAGATAAAATGAAGAAGCGCCAGGAAGAATTAGCTCAG GAGAAGGCTGCAAATGCCGAGAAGCTCTTGTCAAACACCATCAGATGGGTGATGGGTCCTTCTGGCACCGTGGTGACCTTCCCGAACGACATGGGCCTTCCAAGCATATTCGAGTCTCGACCCTGCAG ATATCCACCACGGCGGGAAAACTGCGCGGGTCCATCGTGTTTGAATCCGTACAAGTATCGAGATTCTAAGTCGAAGCTTCCTGTTTGCAGTCTCGTGTGTTACAAAGCAATTCAAGAGCAGTTGACAGAAACTACTACGTGCTAG
- the LOC111806731 gene encoding INO80 complex subunit B-like isoform X2 produces MEEFRTSGIYGSSTMRRKRSRTSRRPRLESQQLAEGLDPSPSSSTPPSDDAVKFSSDENGGGDGSSRRKELSLNQCVSRGSSVNGAENEHFLKRSIKDGSYNSYYRSETGQSANDNKRSSEGVLAPANWRSTSKASDGIESESSSIDPYGGRYGGESSSSGQKGLYAEGLGNDSKVKKVKLRVGGVTRTIRATSPPNGTSKGPSSKGSQPSDGHRQQHKHNFQENFTGNHSPSERRGRLHGVPWRDFSQGGFGLEKEETLTGKMAGKHGAESVRKSKRASKKRVLNGDFDDDEDDEIRYLEKLKTSKAYAGYRDDGDEPIKKQRKLSSISSVENYGASKHDKDGKKARSDMASEDKDYEEEEESASDGDVEANHKKQRKESIDALMDGKREMTLTTRQRALQSSKDATSARGASLIEFPNGLPPAPPRKQKEKLTDVEQQLKKAEAAQRRRMQVEKAARESEAEAIRKILGQDSSRKKREDKMKKRQEELAQEKAANAEKLLSNTIRWVMGPSGTVVTFPNDMGLPSIFESRPCRYPPRRENCAGPSCLNPYKYRDSKSKLPVCSLVCYKAIQEQLTETTTC; encoded by the exons ATGGAAGAGTTTCGGACGTCGGGGATTTATGGAAGCTCTACTATGAGGAGGAAAAGGAGTCGAACTTCCCGTCGTCCTCGACTCGAGTCACAGCAACTAGCTGAAGGTTTAGATCCTTCACCGTCATCTTCGACGCCACCTTCTGATGATGCAGTCAAGTTCTCCAGTGATGAGaatggtggtggtgatggtaGTTCTAGGAGAAAAGAATTAAGTCTCAATCAATGTGTATCCAGAGGCTCATCTGTTAATGGGGCTGAAAACGaacattttcttaaaagaagCATAAAAGATGGAAGTTATAATTCATATTACCGTAGTGAAACGGGACAAAGTGCTAATGATAACAAACGCAGCAGCGAAGGTGTCCTTGCTCCTGCTAATTGGAGAAGCACGAGCAAGGCATCAGATGGTATTGAATCGGAGTCGAGTAGCATCGACCCATATGGTGGAAGGTATGGTGGTGAAAGTTCGAGTTCTGGACAGAAAGGACTTTATGCTGAAGGATTAGGAAATGATAGCAAGGTTAAGAAGGTTAAACTTAGGGTTGGTGGGGTCACCCGTACTATTCGAGCCACTTCCCCTCCCAATGGCACATCGAAAGGCCCTTCTTCGAAGGGTTCTCAACCTTCCGATGGTCATAGGCAGCAACACAAGCATAACTTTCAG GAAAACTTTACTGGAAATCATTCACCTTCAGAAAGACGAGGCAGATTACATGGAGTTCCGTGGAGAGACTTCTCACAAGGTGGCTTTGGCCTAGAAAAGGAGGAGACATTGACAGGGAAGATGGCTGGGAAGCATGGAGCAGAGTCGGTTCGAAAGAGTAAAAGGGCCTCAAAGAAGCGTGTTCTTAATGGGGATTTTGATGACGACGAAGATGATGAGATACGGTATTTGGAGAAGCTTAAAACTTCGAAGGCTTATGCAGGATACCGTGATGATGGTGATGAACCGATCAAGAAGCAGCGAAAGCTCTCCAGCATTTCTAGCGTAGAGAATTATGGTGCATCGAAGCACGACAAAGATGGGAAGAAGGCTAGATCTGATATGGCGTCGGAAGACAAGGAttatgaggaagaagaagaatcagctTCTGATGGTGATGTTGAAGCCAATCATAAGAAGCAGAGGAAGGAATCGATCGATGCATTGATGGACGGTAAGAGAGAAATGACTCTTACCACACGTCAAAGAGCTCTTCAGTCTAGCAAAGATGCAACGTCCGCTCGAGGTGCTAGTTTAATCGAATTCCCAAATGGTTTACCGCCTGCTCCACCCCGAA AGCAAAAAGAGAAACTCACCGATGTGGAACAACAACTTAAGAAGGCGGAAGCTGCACAAAGACGACGAATGCAAGTTGAGAAGGCTGCTCGGGAATCCGAG GCCGAGGCGATCAGAAAGATACTCGGTCAAGATTCAAGCCGAAAGAAGCGGGAAGATAAAATGAAGAAGCGCCAGGAAGAATTAGCTCAG GAGAAGGCTGCAAATGCCGAGAAGCTCTTGTCAAACACCATCAGATGGGTGATGG GCCCTTCTGGTACCGTGGTGACCTTCCCGAACGACATGGGCCTTCCAAGCATATTCGAGTCTCGACCCTGCAG ATATCCACCACGGCGGGAAAACTGCGCGGGTCCATCGTGTTTGAATCCGTACAAGTATCGAGATTCTAAGTCGAAGCTTCCTGTTTGCAGTCTCGTGTGTTACAAAGCAATTCAAGAGCAGTTGACAGAAACTACTACGTGCTAG
- the LOC111807432 gene encoding cytochrome c oxidase subunit 5C-like produces the protein MAAGRVAHVTLKGPSVVKEILTGMGVALFAGSFWKMHQWNEQRKVRAFYDLLEKGEIGVVVDEE, from the coding sequence atggctgCTGGAAGGGTAGCTCACGTCACGCTTAAAGGACCGAGTGTCGTCAAGGAGATATTGACTGGAATGGGAGTGGCTTTGTTTGCTGGTAGCTTTTGGAAAATGCATCAGTGGAATGAGCAGAGGAAAGTGAGAGCTTTCTATGATCTACTCGAGAAGGGTGAGATCGGTGTCGTTGTCGATGAAGAATAG